A region of Vespula vulgaris chromosome 1, iyVesVulg1.1, whole genome shotgun sequence DNA encodes the following proteins:
- the LOC127070892 gene encoding gamma-aminobutyric acid receptor alpha-like isoform X1: protein MENDVKYDAFVFPLSQRKKLQELTFLLPLTTCKSTNYDIEIIPSLRFNSSEKISSPSLTIDRFSRGTVTDIVSKNITMVLENLLMNYENSQLPTHGKGTPTVVKTNILIRSMGPVSELDMDYSMDCYFRQSWRDSRLSFLGPIKSLSLSIKMLERIWRPDTYFYNGKHSYVHTITVPNKLLRISQDGDILYSMRLTIKAKCPMELQNFPMDRQSCPLILGSYAYTSQQLVYEWQEGSSVNFVPGMALSQFDLMGSPYRNLTFVRREGEFSVLQVSFNLQRNTGYFLIQVYVPCVLIVVLSWVSFWIHREATSDRVGLGITTVLTLSTISLDSRTDLPKVRYATALDWFLLMSFGYCIATLLEFAGVHYFTKVGSGELPLDDEEWENISDKEYEDPFCTIATCGPQTIHPDSIVDETSRRSSTVCSVYNDSVTYNRRSYQPVTITSRPSTMERQTQTERRLPKWRQFLYCLAGHDEFRRQRQREAVRNCRKFGERVARHINSVSTIDRVARIVFPASFGLLNICYWVVYVTYQEEFKWQDPPIGSISK, encoded by the exons GTTGACCTTTCTTCTACCACTCACCACGTGCAAGAGTACTAATTatgatattgaaattataccTTCGTTGAGATTCAACTCGTCGGAGAAAATTTCCTCCCCGTCGTTAACGATCGATAGATTTTCTAGAGGCACAGTCACAGATATCGTCTCAAAAAATATAACCATGGTTTTGGAGAATCTTCTtatgaattatgaaaatagCCAACTACCAACACACGGAAAAG GAACACCAACGGTGGTAAAGACCAATATTCTGATAAGAAGTATGGGTCCTGTTTCCGAATTGGATATg GATTACTCAATGGATTGCTACTTTCGACAATCTTGGCGTGATTCTCGGCTTAGTTTCTTAGGACCTATCAAGTCCCTCAGCCTTAGTATCAAGATGCTCGAGAGAATTTGGCGTCCGGACACGTACTTCTACAATGGGAAACACAGCTACGTGCATACGATCACTGTGCCCAACAAGTTGCTGAGAATTTCTCAGGACGGGGATATACTCTATTCGATGAG GCTTACCATTAAAGCGAAGTGTCCCATGGAGTTACAGAATTTTCCCATGGATCGACAATCGTGCCCATTAATTTTAGGAAGct ATGCTTACACGTCCCAACAGTTAGTTTATGAATGGCAAGAAGGATCGTCCGTAAACTTTGTTCCTGGAATGGCACTATCGCAATTCGATTTAATGGGTTCTCCCTATAGAAATCTTACGTTTGTACGTCGTGAAGGCGAATTCTCTGTTCTCCAAGtatcttttaatttacaaCGGAATACCGGTTATTTTTTGATACAA GTCTACGTTCCATGTGTACTTATAGTCGTCTTAAGTTGGGTATCGTTTTGGATTCATCGTGAAGCTACCAGTGATCGAGTAGGTCtag GTATCACAACGGTACTAACACTTTCTACGATAAGTCTTGATTCAAGAACTGATTTACCAAAAGTGAGATACGCTACAGCCCTCGATTGGTTTCTTCTCATGAGTTTTGGTTATTGCATCGCTACACTTTTAGAATTTGCTGGGGTACATTATTTTACAAAG GTCGGAAGTGGAGAACTTCCATTAGACGACGAAGAATGGGAAAATATTTCGGACAAGGAGTACGAAGATCCATTTTGTACGATCGCTACTTGCGGTCCCCAAACCATTCATCCAGATAGTATCGTTGACGAAACTTCCAGAAGAAGTTCCACCGTCTGCAGCgtttataat GACTCGGTAACGTACAACCGACGATCTTATCAACCCGTAACAATTACATCGAGACCATCCACAATGGAAAGACAAACGCAAACCGAACGTCGATTGCCTAAATGGAGACAATTTTTATACTGTTTGGCAGGTCACGATGAGTTCAG AAGACAACGACAACGTGAAGCAGTAAGGAATTGCCGAAAATTTGGAGAACGTGTAGCGAGACATATCAATAGTGTATCGACTATAGATAGAGTTGCACGAATAGTTTTTCCAGCATCTTTTGGATTACTTAATATATGCTACTGGGTCGTTTATGTCACTTAT
- the LOC127070892 gene encoding gamma-aminobutyric acid receptor alpha-like isoform X2 encodes MKLNVAELSMLTFLLPLTTCKSTNYDIEIIPSLRFNSSEKISSPSLTIDRFSRGTVTDIVSKNITMVLENLLMNYENSQLPTHGKGTPTVVKTNILIRSMGPVSELDMDYSMDCYFRQSWRDSRLSFLGPIKSLSLSIKMLERIWRPDTYFYNGKHSYVHTITVPNKLLRISQDGDILYSMRLTIKAKCPMELQNFPMDRQSCPLILGSYAYTSQQLVYEWQEGSSVNFVPGMALSQFDLMGSPYRNLTFVRREGEFSVLQVSFNLQRNTGYFLIQVYVPCVLIVVLSWVSFWIHREATSDRVGLGITTVLTLSTISLDSRTDLPKVRYATALDWFLLMSFGYCIATLLEFAGVHYFTKVGSGELPLDDEEWENISDKEYEDPFCTIATCGPQTIHPDSIVDETSRRSSTVCSVYNDSVTYNRRSYQPVTITSRPSTMERQTQTERRLPKWRQFLYCLAGHDEFRRQRQREAVRNCRKFGERVARHINSVSTIDRVARIVFPASFGLLNICYWVVYVTYQEEFKWQDPPIGSISK; translated from the exons GTTGACCTTTCTTCTACCACTCACCACGTGCAAGAGTACTAATTatgatattgaaattataccTTCGTTGAGATTCAACTCGTCGGAGAAAATTTCCTCCCCGTCGTTAACGATCGATAGATTTTCTAGAGGCACAGTCACAGATATCGTCTCAAAAAATATAACCATGGTTTTGGAGAATCTTCTtatgaattatgaaaatagCCAACTACCAACACACGGAAAAG GAACACCAACGGTGGTAAAGACCAATATTCTGATAAGAAGTATGGGTCCTGTTTCCGAATTGGATATg GATTACTCAATGGATTGCTACTTTCGACAATCTTGGCGTGATTCTCGGCTTAGTTTCTTAGGACCTATCAAGTCCCTCAGCCTTAGTATCAAGATGCTCGAGAGAATTTGGCGTCCGGACACGTACTTCTACAATGGGAAACACAGCTACGTGCATACGATCACTGTGCCCAACAAGTTGCTGAGAATTTCTCAGGACGGGGATATACTCTATTCGATGAG GCTTACCATTAAAGCGAAGTGTCCCATGGAGTTACAGAATTTTCCCATGGATCGACAATCGTGCCCATTAATTTTAGGAAGct ATGCTTACACGTCCCAACAGTTAGTTTATGAATGGCAAGAAGGATCGTCCGTAAACTTTGTTCCTGGAATGGCACTATCGCAATTCGATTTAATGGGTTCTCCCTATAGAAATCTTACGTTTGTACGTCGTGAAGGCGAATTCTCTGTTCTCCAAGtatcttttaatttacaaCGGAATACCGGTTATTTTTTGATACAA GTCTACGTTCCATGTGTACTTATAGTCGTCTTAAGTTGGGTATCGTTTTGGATTCATCGTGAAGCTACCAGTGATCGAGTAGGTCtag GTATCACAACGGTACTAACACTTTCTACGATAAGTCTTGATTCAAGAACTGATTTACCAAAAGTGAGATACGCTACAGCCCTCGATTGGTTTCTTCTCATGAGTTTTGGTTATTGCATCGCTACACTTTTAGAATTTGCTGGGGTACATTATTTTACAAAG GTCGGAAGTGGAGAACTTCCATTAGACGACGAAGAATGGGAAAATATTTCGGACAAGGAGTACGAAGATCCATTTTGTACGATCGCTACTTGCGGTCCCCAAACCATTCATCCAGATAGTATCGTTGACGAAACTTCCAGAAGAAGTTCCACCGTCTGCAGCgtttataat GACTCGGTAACGTACAACCGACGATCTTATCAACCCGTAACAATTACATCGAGACCATCCACAATGGAAAGACAAACGCAAACCGAACGTCGATTGCCTAAATGGAGACAATTTTTATACTGTTTGGCAGGTCACGATGAGTTCAG AAGACAACGACAACGTGAAGCAGTAAGGAATTGCCGAAAATTTGGAGAACGTGTAGCGAGACATATCAATAGTGTATCGACTATAGATAGAGTTGCACGAATAGTTTTTCCAGCATCTTTTGGATTACTTAATATATGCTACTGGGTCGTTTATGTCACTTAT
- the LOC127070892 gene encoding gamma-aminobutyric acid receptor alpha-like isoform X3, protein MGPVSELDMDYSMDCYFRQSWRDSRLSFLGPIKSLSLSIKMLERIWRPDTYFYNGKHSYVHTITVPNKLLRISQDGDILYSMRLTIKAKCPMELQNFPMDRQSCPLILGSYAYTSQQLVYEWQEGSSVNFVPGMALSQFDLMGSPYRNLTFVRREGEFSVLQVSFNLQRNTGYFLIQVYVPCVLIVVLSWVSFWIHREATSDRVGLGITTVLTLSTISLDSRTDLPKVRYATALDWFLLMSFGYCIATLLEFAGVHYFTKVGSGELPLDDEEWENISDKEYEDPFCTIATCGPQTIHPDSIVDETSRRSSTVCSVYNDSVTYNRRSYQPVTITSRPSTMERQTQTERRLPKWRQFLYCLAGHDEFRRQRQREAVRNCRKFGERVARHINSVSTIDRVARIVFPASFGLLNICYWVVYVTYQEEFKWQDPPIGSISK, encoded by the exons ATGGGTCCTGTTTCCGAATTGGATATg GATTACTCAATGGATTGCTACTTTCGACAATCTTGGCGTGATTCTCGGCTTAGTTTCTTAGGACCTATCAAGTCCCTCAGCCTTAGTATCAAGATGCTCGAGAGAATTTGGCGTCCGGACACGTACTTCTACAATGGGAAACACAGCTACGTGCATACGATCACTGTGCCCAACAAGTTGCTGAGAATTTCTCAGGACGGGGATATACTCTATTCGATGAG GCTTACCATTAAAGCGAAGTGTCCCATGGAGTTACAGAATTTTCCCATGGATCGACAATCGTGCCCATTAATTTTAGGAAGct ATGCTTACACGTCCCAACAGTTAGTTTATGAATGGCAAGAAGGATCGTCCGTAAACTTTGTTCCTGGAATGGCACTATCGCAATTCGATTTAATGGGTTCTCCCTATAGAAATCTTACGTTTGTACGTCGTGAAGGCGAATTCTCTGTTCTCCAAGtatcttttaatttacaaCGGAATACCGGTTATTTTTTGATACAA GTCTACGTTCCATGTGTACTTATAGTCGTCTTAAGTTGGGTATCGTTTTGGATTCATCGTGAAGCTACCAGTGATCGAGTAGGTCtag GTATCACAACGGTACTAACACTTTCTACGATAAGTCTTGATTCAAGAACTGATTTACCAAAAGTGAGATACGCTACAGCCCTCGATTGGTTTCTTCTCATGAGTTTTGGTTATTGCATCGCTACACTTTTAGAATTTGCTGGGGTACATTATTTTACAAAG GTCGGAAGTGGAGAACTTCCATTAGACGACGAAGAATGGGAAAATATTTCGGACAAGGAGTACGAAGATCCATTTTGTACGATCGCTACTTGCGGTCCCCAAACCATTCATCCAGATAGTATCGTTGACGAAACTTCCAGAAGAAGTTCCACCGTCTGCAGCgtttataat GACTCGGTAACGTACAACCGACGATCTTATCAACCCGTAACAATTACATCGAGACCATCCACAATGGAAAGACAAACGCAAACCGAACGTCGATTGCCTAAATGGAGACAATTTTTATACTGTTTGGCAGGTCACGATGAGTTCAG AAGACAACGACAACGTGAAGCAGTAAGGAATTGCCGAAAATTTGGAGAACGTGTAGCGAGACATATCAATAGTGTATCGACTATAGATAGAGTTGCACGAATAGTTTTTCCAGCATCTTTTGGATTACTTAATATATGCTACTGGGTCGTTTATGTCACTTAT